The Phaeobacter gallaeciensis DSM 26640 genomic sequence CCCGCAGGCGGTGAAAACCGCCATGACCGAAGGTATGGAGCACAGCGCCGCGGCGGTGGACGGCATGATCTCGGCCGAGGATGTTGCCAATAGCTGCATTGAAGCGATTGAAAGCAATCGATTTCTTGTTCTGCCTCATGCGAAAGTCGAAGGGTATATTCAGGCCAAGGCTGCAGACTATGACCGCTGGATCACTGGCATGCAGAGGCTGCGCGACAAATTCGAGCTTCCAAAAGCTGACTGAATGACTACAGAGCTTTCGGTGCTGCTACAGAGTGTGTCAGGGCTTGGAGATCGGGCGCATCAGCCCTTCCTGTGCAACACTTGCAACCAGCTGGCCGTCCTGTGTGAAGATTGAGCCACGGTTGAACCCGCGCCCGCCACCAGCGAAGGGCGAGTCCATCGTGTACAGATGCCAATTGTCAAATTGCACCGGCGCGTGGAACCACATCGCATGATCAAGGCTGGCGGTCATTGCCTGACCTTTCACAAAACTCAGACCGTGCGGACGCAGCGCTGACCCCAATAGCCCATAGTCGGACACATAGGCCATCAGCACATGCTGCAGCTGCGGCGCAGCGCCTTTTGCCGCTTTCATTCTGACCCACATGTGATTGATGTCGCTACATTCATCCGGATTTATCGGATCGCGTGGCTCGACATCTCGGATTTCGAAAGGACGCTCTCGCGTGAATTCGACGCGCAAACGACCATCCAGTTTCGGAGCAAGCTGGCGTAGAAGAACATCGCGAGACACCAATGTGTCTGGCGCTTGGACCTCGGGGATCTCATGTTGATGCTGCCACCCCGGTTCATCAATATGGAAGGACGCCGCTAAATTGAGGATTTGTTTGCCGTTTTGCAAAGCTGTCACGCGCCGGGTTGTGAAACTGCCGCCGTCGCGCGCAGGATCAACCGCGTAGATCACTGGTTTTGACGGATCACCGGGGCGGATGAAATAGGCGTGCAGCGAATGGCACAGCCTGTCCTCAACTGTGGAATATGCCGCCATCAAAGCCTGCGCAATCACTTGGCCGCCGTAGATCCGTGTCGGAGTTTCACCGCCAGACCCAATCCCGCGATAGAGATTACGATCAAGCTCTTCCAAATCAAGTAAATTGAGCAAAATCTCAGCTGCGTCAGGCATCTATCAATTCCTGTTGATGTGGCATCAGGCGGGTGATGTGGCATCAGGCGGGCCACTGCGGTCAACCGCCCTGCCCTGATGGTCTAGCTGGACAGCAGCCTTAACGAGTTACAGCGCCGTGAACCAGCGCCTTCAGCTCAGCCCGCGATGGATAAGAACTGGATGGGGCAAGCTGAGTAAAAAAGACCACACTCACATCCAGAACCGGATCGACCCAGAAGAAGGTTGAGGCCATCCCCCCCCAGCTGAAATCGCCAACGGATCCAGGACATCTCGCCCGCGCGGGATCCAGAACAACCGCGCCGCCAAGGCCAAACCCCATCCCGTCCATCGGCTGTTCCGCAAAACTTTGCGGTCCCATGGATGCAATGTCACCGGGCAGATGATTTTGGCACATAAAATCAACGATCTGCGGGCTGATCAAATGGTCCTTACCCAATGATCCCCGCAGCCGGATCAGCTCAGCAAAGCGCATATAATCGTCAATCGTGCTCAGAAGACCGCCGCCGCCCGAGTGCATCTCGGCGGTGTCGAAGGGGGTGTCGTCGTACGAGTCAATCAGACGCAGGCTGTCAGCGCCCTGTTGCGCATCATTCAGCGCCATCGCGTCACCGCTCAGCGGAGAATAGAGCGATGCCAATAAGTTGCCGGTTGTTTCCAAACTGCGAAATCCGGTTCTGTCCATGCCCAGAGGATCAAAGATCTCCCGCTTCAGCATGGTGCCAAGACTCTCTCCGGTCACGACTTCAATTACTCGGCCAATCACATCGATACCAACGGAGTATTCCCACCGCTGACCGGGTTCAAAGGCAAGCGGCAGCGCTGCCAGCTCCAGCACCTGTGCCGCAAGCGGGCCTTGGCTGGGCTTAAACATCAAATCCGTCTTCGACATATCTTCAGGCAAAATGCCGGGATTGAACGGATAGCTCAGCCCACTGGTATGGGTCAGCAGTTCATGCAGGGTTGGCGGCCGACAGGGTCTGGTCTGCGCAATATCGGCTGCACCATTAATAAGGCATCGCATACCGTTGAATTCAGGAAGAAATTCAGAAACAGGCATGTCCAGGTGCAACAGGCCACGTTCCAACAACATCATCAAAGCCAGCGAGGTCACCGGCTTGGTCATTGAGTAGATGCGCGTCACGGTATCACGGGTGAACGGCAGGTTTTCCGCAATGTTTCGCTGGCCCGCAGCGTGAAAATAGTGCTCCTCACCGTTGCGATTGATCAGCAGCGAACTGCCGGCATATTTGCGTTGATCCACATAGCGGTGTTGCCATGTCCTGATGTGCTCAAGGCGCGCAGCGTCCATGGAGGCTCCTGTTGTCGGTGATCTGGCAGTTTAGCCGATGATCCTTGTCATCGCCGGGACGGTCTCTTCAGTGAACCAAGGCTGATCCTCAGTCTCTGCGTCCATTGCGGACCTGATCTTTGCTATTGTTTCACCGCGCAGTTGCTGTTTGATCGCTGCATAGGTCCCGGATGGCAGCTCTGCCAGCGCGCGCGCTTCTTTCAGCGCATAGCCCAGCAGATCTTCTGCATCATCCGCAATGATATCCACAATATTGAAGTTCCGCGCCGCGATGGGACCGATGGTTTGCCCCGTCATCATCAGCCGTCGCTGGATGTTCGGGTTCAGCGTCGCGCGGGCGATCTCCAGCGGCGCAATCGGGAAATCAACTCCGGCCTGCACTTCTGCAAGACCAAACTTGGATTTCACCTGGGCAACCCGCACATCACTGCAAAGGACAAAGAACAGCCCACCTGCAATTGCCGCGCCATTCACAGCGGCGACAACCGGTTTTGGGCAGGCATAGAGCCCTAGAAAGGCCTCGTTCAGCCCCCGCACCGCGGCGCGCTGACCGGCCAGATCCAAGTCCCGCGCCACCTTCAGGTCTAGGCCAGCGGAAAACACCTTAAAGGCGCTGGTCAGCAGCAGCGCTCGCACAGTAGAATCTTCGCCTATCCCATTGATAACATGCGCGAAATCCATGAGGAACTCTGGTGATAGCGCATTGACCGGTGCGCGCGCCAGTTTGATTTCGACAACCCCGTCGCCATGTGCGTGCCGGATCAGCCAATCACTCTCAGTCATCTGTGGTCTTCCCTTAGACGCTGACACAGCTGCCAGCCGTTTCGATTATCATGCGCGGTTTGCCCATCAAGGTCGAGTATTTTGACCTACGTAGAACCACGCATGACACCTAACATCGCAGCTTTGGCAAAGCGTTACCGCTACGGTCGCATGCTCAGGGTTTCTGCAGCAGACATCAGCTGATC encodes the following:
- a CDS encoding enoyl-CoA hydratase/isomerase family protein, producing MTESDWLIRHAHGDGVVEIKLARAPVNALSPEFLMDFAHVINGIGEDSTVRALLLTSAFKVFSAGLDLKVARDLDLAGQRAAVRGLNEAFLGLYACPKPVVAAVNGAAIAGGLFFVLCSDVRVAQVKSKFGLAEVQAGVDFPIAPLEIARATLNPNIQRRLMMTGQTIGPIAARNFNIVDIIADDAEDLLGYALKEARALAELPSGTYAAIKQQLRGETIAKIRSAMDAETEDQPWFTEETVPAMTRIIG
- a CDS encoding acyl-CoA thioesterase; this translates as MPDAAEILLNLLDLEELDRNLYRGIGSGGETPTRIYGGQVIAQALMAAYSTVEDRLCHSLHAYFIRPGDPSKPVIYAVDPARDGGSFTTRRVTALQNGKQILNLAASFHIDEPGWQHQHEIPEVQAPDTLVSRDVLLRQLAPKLDGRLRVEFTRERPFEIRDVEPRDPINPDECSDINHMWVRMKAAKGAAPQLQHVLMAYVSDYGLLGSALRPHGLSFVKGQAMTASLDHAMWFHAPVQFDNWHLYTMDSPFAGGGRGFNRGSIFTQDGQLVASVAQEGLMRPISKP
- a CDS encoding serine hydrolase domain-containing protein, which produces MDAARLEHIRTWQHRYVDQRKYAGSSLLINRNGEEHYFHAAGQRNIAENLPFTRDTVTRIYSMTKPVTSLALMMLLERGLLHLDMPVSEFLPEFNGMRCLINGAADIAQTRPCRPPTLHELLTHTSGLSYPFNPGILPEDMSKTDLMFKPSQGPLAAQVLELAALPLAFEPGQRWEYSVGIDVIGRVIEVVTGESLGTMLKREIFDPLGMDRTGFRSLETTGNLLASLYSPLSGDAMALNDAQQGADSLRLIDSYDDTPFDTAEMHSGGGGLLSTIDDYMRFAELIRLRGSLGKDHLISPQIVDFMCQNHLPGDIASMGPQSFAEQPMDGMGFGLGGAVVLDPARARCPGSVGDFSWGGMASTFFWVDPVLDVSVVFFTQLAPSSSYPSRAELKALVHGAVTR